The proteins below come from a single Roseiflexus sp. RS-1 genomic window:
- a CDS encoding S41 family peptidase encodes MATLTGCGMAPASAVTAPSPATPSWEAEITLTNAPTVPPATTIPIPSPVPTPTSPPPTVTPTSDLLSLDERLQIFDEVWRIVDEKYLYADFGGVDWEGLYPEYRARVMQAQSRDEFYAVMIDLVAQLNDNHSRFVPPAAVEAEDATASGREIRVGIGVIVQPKPDGGFVQQVFPESPAARADIRPRDRIIAVNGRPYTASDGDLQGAVGTSVRLTIARPGAKLRDVLLTRQEVRSSILPYYRRFPGDIGYVSVPTLWVHDMGEQVSGALTDLVAGGPLRGLILDLRSNRGGWGDVLSAVLSHFVRGQVGVFFGRDYVRPLVINPPAGPDLRNLSAGLVVLVDEDTASYAEVMAAVLQSEAQAIVVGTHSAGNTETIYAHALRDGSRLWLAQEGFRLRDGSNLEGRGVVPDVLLDVDWTRYSEDDDPQLLEALRLLGGGPK; translated from the coding sequence GTGGCAACGCTGACAGGGTGCGGCATGGCGCCAGCATCAGCGGTAACCGCTCCATCTCCGGCAACTCCTTCATGGGAAGCGGAGATCACGCTGACGAACGCTCCAACCGTTCCCCCTGCAACGACGATTCCAATCCCATCGCCCGTCCCGACACCAACGTCGCCGCCGCCAACCGTGACGCCAACATCCGATCTTCTCTCCCTCGACGAGCGTCTCCAGATTTTCGATGAGGTCTGGCGCATTGTGGACGAAAAGTACCTGTATGCCGATTTTGGCGGCGTCGACTGGGAAGGGTTGTACCCGGAGTACCGCGCGCGTGTGATGCAGGCGCAATCGCGTGATGAGTTCTACGCGGTGATGATCGATCTGGTCGCCCAACTGAACGACAATCACTCGCGCTTCGTACCGCCAGCCGCCGTCGAAGCCGAAGATGCCACCGCCAGCGGGCGCGAGATACGGGTCGGCATCGGCGTGATCGTCCAGCCCAAGCCGGATGGCGGCTTCGTCCAGCAGGTCTTCCCGGAAAGCCCCGCAGCGCGCGCCGACATTCGCCCGCGTGACCGGATCATCGCCGTGAATGGACGACCCTACACAGCGTCCGACGGTGATCTCCAGGGTGCTGTCGGGACGTCGGTGCGCCTGACCATTGCACGACCGGGAGCAAAATTGCGCGATGTGCTGTTGACCCGTCAGGAGGTGCGATCCAGCATTCTTCCCTACTATCGCCGTTTCCCCGGTGATATTGGTTATGTGTCGGTGCCAACCCTGTGGGTGCACGATATGGGCGAACAGGTCAGCGGTGCGCTGACCGATCTGGTGGCGGGCGGACCGCTGCGCGGTCTGATCCTCGACCTGCGCTCGAACCGTGGCGGATGGGGCGATGTGTTGTCGGCAGTGCTGAGCCACTTTGTGCGTGGTCAGGTCGGCGTCTTCTTCGGGCGCGATTATGTGCGTCCGCTGGTGATCAACCCGCCTGCCGGACCGGATCTGCGCAACCTCAGCGCCGGTCTGGTGGTGTTAGTCGATGAGGATACCGCTTCATACGCCGAAGTGATGGCGGCAGTGTTGCAGTCCGAGGCGCAGGCGATTGTCGTTGGTACGCATTCGGCAGGCAATACCGAAACCATTTACGCCCACGCGCTGCGTGACGGCTCACGTCTCTGGCTGGCGCAGGAAGGGTTTCGCCTGCGCGACGGGTCGAACCTGGAAGGGCGCGGCGTTGTTCCCGATGTGCTGCTCGACGTCGATTGGACACGCTACAGCGAGGATGATGATCCCCAACTTCTCGAAGCGTTGCGTTTGCTCGGCGGAGGACCAAAGTAG
- the hisB gene encoding imidazoleglycerol-phosphate dehydratase HisB yields MPASTRTASIERRTGETSIELTLNIDGSGMVDSATGIGFLDHMLHLFARHGLFDLKVHASGDLHVDEHHTAEDVCICLGQAFDRALGERRGLVRTAHAYVPMDEALGFVAVDLSGRPYCVVDADFVTPRVGQLGTDLIAHLFESIAIHGRMNLHARVLYGRNDHHKVEALFKALGRALDMATRIDERLGGAIPSTKGVL; encoded by the coding sequence GTGCCTGCATCCACGCGAACTGCCAGCATTGAACGCCGGACCGGCGAGACCAGCATCGAACTGACCTTGAATATCGACGGTTCGGGGATGGTCGATAGTGCGACCGGCATCGGATTTCTCGACCATATGCTGCACCTGTTTGCGCGCCACGGTCTGTTCGATCTGAAGGTGCACGCCTCCGGTGATCTGCACGTCGATGAACATCATACGGCTGAAGATGTCTGCATTTGCCTGGGTCAGGCGTTCGACCGGGCGCTTGGTGAGCGTCGCGGTCTTGTGCGCACGGCGCATGCATATGTGCCAATGGACGAAGCGCTGGGGTTTGTCGCCGTCGATCTGAGCGGGCGACCATACTGCGTGGTCGATGCCGACTTTGTGACGCCGCGTGTCGGACAACTCGGCACCGATCTGATTGCGCATCTCTTCGAGAGCATTGCAATCCATGGGCGAATGAACCTGCATGCGCGCGTTCTGTATGGTCGCAACGATCATCACAAGGTTGAAGCGTTGTTCAAGGCATTGGGGCGCGCGCTCGACATGGCAACGCGCATCGATGAGCGTCTGGGCGGCGCCATTCCCAGCACGAAAGGGGTTCTATGA
- a CDS encoding TIGR03617 family F420-dependent LLM class oxidoreductase: MKLDATLVVDARRLNEAGRIARAAEAVGFAGLWTPETQHNPFLPLTLAADHTAEIQLGTAVAIAFARSPMVTAQIAWDLQAFSGGRFILGLGTQVKAHIERRFGMPWDPPVPKLRDYIQALRAIWQAFQTGGKLDYRGQFYNHTLMSPFFNPGPITHPHIPIYIAGVNEGLARLAGELCDGFHVHPFHSVKYINDIVRPQVAAGAAKAGRDPAQISLTSSVFLITGPDEAGIQSARAFVREQIAFYASTPTYRIVLACHGWEDVGEHLSRLAAARRWSEMGALITDEMLDVFAVTAPLDRIGKALRERYAGVLDRVGSYLPYTPGPLDDVWRQAVHDVSGA, from the coding sequence ATGAAACTCGATGCCACTCTGGTTGTCGATGCGCGCCGCCTCAACGAAGCAGGCAGGATTGCGCGCGCTGCCGAAGCGGTTGGATTCGCCGGTCTCTGGACGCCGGAGACGCAGCATAATCCGTTCCTCCCGCTGACGCTGGCAGCCGATCACACTGCCGAGATCCAGCTCGGCACCGCCGTGGCGATTGCGTTTGCACGCAGTCCGATGGTCACGGCGCAGATCGCCTGGGATCTGCAGGCGTTCTCAGGCGGTCGTTTCATTCTGGGGTTGGGGACGCAGGTGAAGGCGCATATTGAGCGGCGCTTTGGGATGCCATGGGATCCGCCCGTGCCAAAGTTGCGCGACTATATTCAGGCGTTGCGCGCGATCTGGCAGGCGTTCCAAACCGGCGGCAAACTCGATTACCGCGGGCAGTTCTACAACCATACGCTCATGTCGCCGTTCTTCAACCCCGGTCCGATCACCCATCCGCATATTCCGATCTACATCGCCGGGGTCAACGAAGGACTGGCGCGTCTGGCAGGCGAATTGTGCGACGGCTTCCACGTGCATCCGTTTCATAGCGTGAAATATATCAACGATATTGTGCGCCCCCAGGTTGCAGCCGGTGCGGCAAAAGCCGGGCGGGATCCGGCGCAGATCAGCCTGACGAGCAGTGTGTTCCTCATAACCGGTCCCGATGAAGCAGGCATCCAGAGCGCGCGTGCGTTCGTGCGTGAGCAGATCGCCTTCTACGCCTCGACGCCAACCTACCGCATTGTCCTGGCATGCCACGGATGGGAAGATGTCGGTGAACATCTTTCACGGCTCGCGGCTGCGCGACGCTGGTCCGAAATGGGAGCGCTGATCACCGATGAAATGCTGGACGTGTTCGCGGTAACCGCGCCGCTCGACCGGATCGGTAAGGCGTTGCGCGAACGTTATGCGGGCGTGCTCGATCGGGTGGGCAGTTATCTGCCGTATACCCCCGGTCCGCTCGATGATGTCTGGCGACAGGCAGTGCACGATGTGAGCGGCGCATAG
- a CDS encoding LamG domain-containing protein encodes MGRFPTFPFNERFQRAGRALVALALLLTVLPESIRAQGDFSLRFYGTGRDGVDRVMIPLDAPPRPVDVGGDFTIEFWLKALPGDNAASACSPGEDNWIYGNVVIDRDVYFAGDYGDYGISLADGRIVFGVNNGSEGTTLCGQTNVTDGRWHHIALTRSASNGSLAIFIDGRLDARGEGPTGDVSYRDGRATQYPADPFLVIGAEKHDAGPEYPSFRGWLDDVRISRIIRYRGAFTPPTAPFTPDADTVALYHFNEGAGATVRDSSGASGGPSDGALRVGGSPAGPAWSEDTPWISSSASPPSPTSPPSQGAPALSPQPSPTTIIAVVTNVPLPTDTPVPPTQPASAASPPTSTSLPSPTLPTAGIVAPSPTPGAAPAPPNPPYWLLIIAVAGLALAGVGVALMRRR; translated from the coding sequence ATGGGTCGCTTTCCCACATTCCCGTTCAACGAACGCTTCCAGCGCGCAGGACGTGCGCTCGTGGCGCTGGCGCTGCTGCTGACCGTTCTGCCAGAATCCATCCGGGCGCAGGGCGACTTCTCGCTCCGCTTCTATGGCACAGGACGCGATGGCGTTGACCGCGTGATGATCCCGCTCGATGCGCCGCCGCGTCCGGTCGACGTTGGCGGCGATTTCACCATCGAATTCTGGCTCAAGGCGCTTCCCGGCGATAATGCGGCGTCAGCCTGCTCTCCCGGCGAGGACAACTGGATCTACGGCAATGTCGTCATCGACCGCGATGTCTACTTTGCCGGCGACTACGGCGACTACGGCATCTCGCTCGCAGACGGGCGCATTGTGTTTGGCGTCAATAACGGATCAGAAGGAACAACCCTCTGTGGCCAAACGAACGTAACCGACGGTCGCTGGCATCATATTGCGCTGACACGTTCCGCCTCCAATGGCAGCCTGGCAATCTTCATCGATGGACGCCTCGACGCCCGTGGGGAAGGACCGACCGGCGACGTCAGTTACCGCGACGGGCGTGCAACCCAGTACCCCGCCGATCCCTTCCTCGTGATCGGCGCTGAAAAACACGATGCCGGTCCCGAATATCCGTCGTTTCGCGGATGGCTCGATGACGTTCGCATTTCGCGCATCATCCGCTACCGTGGCGCGTTCACCCCGCCAACCGCTCCCTTCACGCCCGATGCCGACACAGTTGCGCTCTATCACTTCAACGAAGGCGCTGGCGCCACAGTCCGCGACTCATCGGGCGCATCGGGTGGTCCCAGTGATGGCGCTCTGCGCGTCGGCGGATCACCCGCCGGTCCTGCCTGGTCCGAAGATACCCCCTGGATCAGTTCGAGCGCATCACCGCCCTCACCGACATCTCCGCCATCACAGGGTGCGCCAGCGCTGTCACCGCAACCATCGCCCACCACAATCATTGCTGTCGTCACGAACGTCCCGCTGCCGACAGACACACCCGTTCCACCAACACAACCAGCGAGTGCAGCGTCTCCCCCGACGTCCACATCCCTTCCCTCTCCAACACTACCGACCGCCGGAATCGTTGCACCCTCGCCAACGCCTGGCGCTGCGCCCGCGCCTCCCAATCCACCGTACTGGCTGCTCATCATTGCGGTCGCCGGACTGGCGCTGGCTGGCGTCGGGGTGGCGCTCATGCGCCGGAGGTAA
- a CDS encoding LamG domain-containing protein: MRNYRLWFVRILAALSGVAFLVLTPVAPAAPPVQSAHPGAEPASAGYALQFYGNGVSDIDRVKVRIDPPTPADVGGDFTIEFWLKTTASGGTCTPGASGDGWITGRTIIDRDVYGGGDHGDYGIALASGRICFGVARGTSGRTIYGSTTVANGQWRHIAVTRNASSGQMQIFVDGQPDASGTGPTGDISYRNGRSTAYPNSDPFLVFGAEKHDAGPAYPSYIGLLDDIRVSNVVRYTGAFTRPAAPHAVDGSTVALYRFDEGSGTTISDAAGGGSPGVLRFGGSPAGPVYVTDTPFGSTPPPPPPNLEPRAYLPLVVR, encoded by the coding sequence ATGCGCAACTATCGTCTCTGGTTCGTCCGCATCCTGGCAGCGCTCTCAGGAGTCGCGTTTCTCGTCCTGACCCCTGTTGCACCCGCAGCGCCGCCGGTTCAATCAGCGCATCCCGGCGCAGAACCGGCAAGCGCAGGCTACGCGCTGCAATTCTACGGTAACGGCGTAAGCGATATCGACCGGGTCAAGGTGCGGATCGACCCTCCCACCCCCGCCGATGTCGGCGGCGATTTCACCATCGAGTTCTGGCTGAAAACGACCGCAAGCGGCGGAACCTGTACGCCGGGCGCCTCCGGCGACGGCTGGATCACCGGGCGCACGATCATCGACCGTGATGTGTATGGCGGCGGCGACCACGGCGATTACGGCATTGCGCTGGCGTCCGGGCGCATCTGCTTCGGCGTCGCGCGGGGAACGTCCGGGCGCACGATCTACGGCAGCACGACTGTGGCGAACGGACAGTGGCGGCATATCGCCGTCACGCGCAACGCCAGCAGCGGGCAGATGCAGATCTTCGTCGATGGACAACCCGACGCCAGCGGAACCGGCCCGACCGGCGACATCAGTTATCGCAACGGGCGCAGCACCGCCTACCCGAACAGCGACCCCTTTCTGGTCTTCGGCGCGGAGAAGCATGACGCCGGACCGGCATACCCATCGTACATCGGTCTGCTCGACGATATTCGCGTCTCGAATGTGGTGCGCTACACCGGCGCCTTCACCCGCCCCGCGGCGCCGCACGCGGTGGATGGTTCGACCGTGGCGCTGTACCGCTTCGATGAAGGGAGCGGCACGACCATCAGCGACGCGGCAGGTGGCGGCAGCCCTGGCGTGCTTCGCTTCGGCGGCTCGCCTGCCGGTCCGGTGTATGTGACCGATACGCCATTTGGCAGCACACCTCCACCTCCGCCGCCGAACCTTGAGCCACGCGCCTATTTGCCGCTGGTGGTGCGCTGA
- a CDS encoding LamG-like jellyroll fold domain-containing protein yields the protein MVHQMRSIALVLFVASGWLLALLADSWLRQAQAQPSGGYALQFYGNGTGDIDRVKVRIDPHTPADVGGDFTIEFWLKTTASGGTCTPGASGDGWITGRTIIDRDVYGGGDHGDYGIALASGRICFGVAQGASGRTIYGSTTVANGQWRHIAVTRNASSGQMQIFVDGQPDASGTGPTGDISYRNGRSTAYPNSDPFLVFGAEKHDAGAAFPAYIGLLDDIRISNVVRYTGAFTRPAAPHAVDGSTVALYRFDEGSGTTINDAAGGGSPGVLRFGGSPAGPVYVTDTPFGGTLPSPTPTRTFTPTSSASAPSATATSPPASATATSSPGSNPLPSPPPSTPTGTASPTATTGSGSTLTPVRLFLPLITRP from the coding sequence ATGGTGCATCAAATGCGCTCAATTGCGCTTGTCCTTTTCGTTGCGTCTGGCTGGCTTCTGGCGCTGCTCGCCGACTCCTGGCTGCGCCAGGCGCAGGCGCAGCCGTCGGGCGGCTATGCGCTCCAGTTCTATGGCAACGGCACAGGCGATATTGACCGGGTCAAGGTGCGGATCGACCCGCACACCCCTGCCGATGTCGGCGGCGATTTCACCATCGAGTTCTGGCTGAAAACGACCGCAAGCGGCGGAACCTGTACGCCGGGCGCCTCCGGCGACGGCTGGATCACCGGGCGCACGATCATCGACCGTGATGTGTATGGCGGCGGCGACCACGGCGATTACGGCATTGCGCTGGCGTCCGGGCGCATCTGCTTCGGCGTGGCGCAGGGGGCGTCCGGGCGCACGATCTACGGCAGCACGACTGTGGCGAACGGACAGTGGCGGCATATCGCCGTCACGCGCAACGCCAGCAGCGGGCAGATGCAGATCTTCGTCGATGGACAACCCGACGCCAGCGGAACCGGCCCGACCGGCGACATCAGTTATCGCAACGGGCGCAGCACCGCCTACCCGAACAGCGACCCCTTTCTGGTCTTCGGCGCGGAGAAGCATGATGCAGGTGCGGCGTTCCCTGCATACATCGGTCTGCTCGACGACATTCGCATCTCAAATGTGGTGCGCTACACCGGCGCCTTCACCCGCCCCGCGGCGCCGCACGCGGTGGATGGTTCGACCGTGGCGCTGTATCGGTTCGATGAAGGGAGCGGCACGACCATCAACGACGCGGCAGGTGGCGGCAGTCCTGGCGTGCTTCGCTTCGGCGGCTCGCCTGCCGGTCCGGTGTATGTGACCGACACGCCGTTTGGCGGCACGCTTCCGTCGCCAACGCCAACGCGCACATTCACTCCTACATCGAGCGCCAGCGCCCCTTCTGCGACTGCGACATCGCCTCCTGCATCAGCGACCGCCACTTCCTCACCCGGCAGCAATCCTCTTCCATCTCCACCACCATCCACCCCAACAGGCACTGCTTCACCAACCGCCACGACCGGCAGCGGATCGACGCTCACGCCAGTGCGTCTCTTCCTGCCGCTCATCACCAGACCGTGA
- a CDS encoding SDR family NAD(P)-dependent oxidoreductase, translating into MTTEQQVVLITGARKGIGRFLAERFVRNGALVEGCSREPPDWSLEGYTHHLADVTDEAQVKAMITAIGRRHGRLDIVINNAGVAAMNHSLLTPLASVDRIFNTNVRGVFLVCREAARLMQRRRFGRIVNLSTVAVPLRLEGEALYAASKSAVEMLTRILAREFGPLGITVNAVGPTPIETDLIRGVPAEKIQKIIDSLAIRRLGRFEDVANVIDFFVRPESDYVTGQVIYLGGVS; encoded by the coding sequence ATGACAACCGAACAACAGGTGGTGCTGATTACCGGCGCGCGGAAGGGCATCGGGCGCTTTCTGGCGGAACGATTCGTTCGCAACGGCGCGCTGGTCGAAGGATGCAGTCGAGAACCGCCCGATTGGTCGCTGGAAGGGTACACCCACCATCTGGCGGATGTTACCGACGAGGCGCAGGTTAAAGCGATGATAACCGCTATCGGGCGGCGTCATGGACGGCTCGATATTGTGATCAACAATGCTGGCGTCGCGGCGATGAACCATTCGCTCCTCACGCCGCTCGCCTCGGTGGATCGAATCTTCAACACGAATGTGCGTGGCGTCTTCCTCGTGTGTCGTGAAGCAGCGCGATTAATGCAACGGCGGCGCTTCGGTCGGATCGTCAACCTGAGCACCGTCGCCGTTCCCCTGCGTCTGGAGGGAGAGGCGCTGTACGCCGCTTCCAAAAGCGCCGTCGAAATGTTGACCCGCATCCTGGCGCGCGAATTCGGACCCCTTGGCATTACCGTCAACGCCGTCGGTCCAACGCCAATCGAGACCGACCTCATCCGTGGCGTGCCGGCGGAGAAGATTCAGAAGATTATCGATAGCCTGGCGATCCGACGGTTAGGTCGCTTTGAAGATGTGGCGAATGTCATCGACTTCTTTGTGCGCCCCGAAAGTGACTATGTCACGGGTCAGGTGATCTATCTCGGCGGCGTGTCCTGA
- a CDS encoding long-chain fatty acid--CoA ligase, translating into MAIEWLIERMAQARDTTAVVWQGTSVSYGELIDRIARWREALDDAGIAEGQVVSIEGDYSPGAISLLLALIMRNAIVVPLTASVAVHHEEFLSIAEVQAVISFDAGDGWQIEHRRIPVTHELTRTLIARGHPGLVLFSSGSTGKSKAALHDFTPLLEKFQTPRHRQVTLTFLLLDHIGGINTLFYTLSNGGTAVSVRSRDPDEVCAAIERYRVELLPTSPTFLNLILMSEAYRRYDLSSLKLITYGTEVMPETTLLRVREAFPGVRLQQTYGLSELGILRSKSRDDGSLWVKVGGEGFETKVVDGILFVRAKSAMLGYLNAPSPFDEEGWMNTQDMVEVDGEYIRILGRRTEIINVGGQKVYPAEVESVIMQMPNVRDATVYGEKNPITGQMVAARVNLIEPEDLDSLKKRVRSWCRERLEPFKVPVKITIAGGDQFSARFKKMRRA; encoded by the coding sequence ATGGCTATCGAATGGCTGATAGAACGGATGGCGCAGGCGCGTGATACCACCGCAGTCGTCTGGCAGGGAACATCGGTTTCCTATGGCGAGTTGATCGACCGGATCGCGCGCTGGCGCGAAGCGCTCGATGACGCGGGCATCGCCGAAGGGCAGGTCGTGAGCATCGAAGGCGATTATTCACCCGGCGCGATTTCGCTTCTGCTGGCGCTGATTATGCGTAACGCCATTGTCGTTCCCCTGACAGCGTCGGTTGCCGTGCACCATGAAGAGTTTCTGTCGATCGCCGAAGTGCAGGCGGTCATCAGTTTCGATGCTGGCGATGGCTGGCAGATCGAGCATCGCCGCATTCCGGTCACCCATGAACTGACCCGCACCCTCATCGCACGCGGGCATCCCGGTCTTGTCCTCTTCTCATCCGGTTCGACCGGCAAGAGCAAAGCGGCATTGCACGATTTCACGCCGCTGCTGGAGAAGTTCCAAACCCCGCGCCATCGTCAGGTGACGCTGACCTTCCTGCTGCTCGACCACATCGGCGGTATCAATACCCTCTTTTACACCCTGTCGAACGGCGGAACCGCAGTGTCGGTGCGCAGCCGCGACCCGGATGAGGTCTGCGCTGCCATCGAGCGGTATCGTGTGGAACTGCTGCCGACCTCGCCGACATTTCTCAACCTGATCCTGATGTCAGAGGCGTATCGACGCTACGATCTCTCATCGCTGAAGTTGATCACCTACGGCACCGAAGTGATGCCCGAAACGACGCTCCTGCGCGTGCGCGAAGCGTTCCCCGGCGTGCGTCTCCAGCAGACCTATGGACTCTCCGAACTCGGCATTCTCCGCTCGAAGTCGCGCGACGACGGCTCACTGTGGGTCAAGGTCGGCGGTGAAGGGTTCGAGACGAAGGTGGTGGATGGTATCCTCTTTGTGCGCGCGAAATCGGCGATGCTTGGATACTTGAATGCGCCCAGCCCTTTCGATGAAGAGGGTTGGATGAACACCCAGGACATGGTCGAAGTCGATGGCGAGTACATCCGCATCCTGGGGCGTCGCACCGAGATCATCAATGTCGGCGGGCAAAAGGTCTATCCGGCAGAGGTCGAAAGCGTGATCATGCAGATGCCGAATGTACGGGACGCCACAGTGTACGGCGAGAAGAATCCGATCACAGGGCAGATGGTTGCCGCACGGGTGAACCTCATCGAACCCGAAGACCTCGATTCGCTCAAGAAACGGGTGCGTTCCTGGTGCCGCGAGCGCCTGGAACCGTTCAAAGTGCCGGTCAAGATCACCATTGCCGGGGGGGATCAGTTCAGCGCACGCTTCAAGAAGATGCGCCGCGCCTGA
- a CDS encoding polysaccharide deacetylase family protein — MRPLTIAIDPSLGNPFAPEIAWTWRYLLTGAGYPWRIGFCHEPCDIAYTPDPQRARHARIVIRAMPHYWKRRTFLRLAGAGSADGFVHPVYAGEHGNDRLITNESGRLIIHRDIVFDVFWLLTGQEETHFPKNRHGHVDLTGTPYLEDQTLRKGLASGIGARFERLIGETGIPPGEPRWPHGKRAAAALSHDVDYPEVVRWLEPLRVVMRQGVRGLPAALDVLTGKRHHWQFDSWLALERAFDTPSVFYFVARQGSLREYALGTPDSFYDIRAPHFRRLFRTLIDAGCEIGLHSSYHAYASIEQFAHEKRLLEEVASVPVVGNRHHYWHLDPANPEATLAIHEQLGFAYDASLTHDRYIGWRRGSCWPYFPLLQAERRELRTLQLPTGWMDSQLFLQRAANPGSPNEVLRALADQTAAQGGLLLVNVHDYVFDEALFPGWSATVRHLWEYLVARGDFWMATPAAIAAHWRHRYQRLLAASVDFANICGAAFGIGS; from the coding sequence GTGCGACCACTCACCATTGCCATCGATCCGTCTCTCGGCAATCCCTTCGCTCCGGAGATCGCGTGGACATGGCGCTATCTGTTGACCGGCGCGGGGTATCCGTGGCGTATAGGCTTTTGCCATGAGCCATGCGACATTGCTTATACTCCCGATCCACAGCGCGCACGGCATGCGCGAATCGTCATTCGGGCAATGCCACACTACTGGAAACGCCGGACCTTCCTGCGCCTCGCCGGCGCCGGGTCGGCGGATGGGTTCGTTCACCCGGTATACGCCGGTGAACACGGGAATGATCGATTGATCACGAATGAATCGGGACGTCTGATCATCCACCGTGATATTGTGTTCGATGTCTTCTGGTTGCTCACCGGTCAGGAAGAGACGCATTTCCCGAAGAATCGCCACGGACACGTCGATCTGACCGGAACGCCATATCTGGAAGATCAGACACTACGGAAAGGTCTGGCATCGGGGATCGGCGCCCGTTTTGAGCGCCTGATCGGTGAAACCGGCATCCCTCCCGGCGAACCGCGCTGGCCCCACGGAAAGCGCGCCGCAGCCGCCCTGAGCCACGATGTGGACTACCCGGAAGTTGTGCGCTGGCTGGAGCCGCTGCGGGTGGTGATGCGTCAGGGAGTGCGCGGTCTGCCAGCAGCGCTCGATGTGCTGACCGGCAAACGCCACCACTGGCAGTTCGACTCATGGCTGGCGCTGGAACGCGCCTTCGACACACCATCGGTATTCTACTTTGTGGCTCGTCAGGGATCATTGCGCGAATATGCACTGGGAACCCCTGATTCGTTCTATGACATCCGTGCGCCACACTTCCGCCGCCTGTTTCGCACCCTGATCGATGCCGGCTGCGAAATCGGGTTGCACAGCAGTTACCATGCATACGCCAGCATTGAACAGTTTGCGCACGAAAAACGCCTGCTGGAAGAAGTCGCCAGCGTACCGGTCGTGGGCAACCGACATCATTACTGGCATCTGGATCCCGCCAATCCTGAAGCGACCCTGGCGATCCACGAGCAACTCGGGTTCGCATATGACGCATCGCTGACCCACGACCGGTATATCGGCTGGCGGCGCGGATCGTGCTGGCCCTACTTCCCGCTGCTGCAAGCCGAACGGCGCGAACTGCGCACGCTGCAATTGCCGACAGGCTGGATGGACAGTCAACTCTTTCTGCAGCGCGCGGCAAATCCAGGTTCACCCAATGAAGTGTTGCGCGCTCTCGCTGATCAGACCGCTGCGCAGGGCGGGTTGCTGCTGGTTAACGTCCATGACTATGTGTTTGATGAAGCCCTCTTTCCGGGATGGTCGGCGACTGTCCGGCATTTGTGGGAATACCTGGTCGCACGTGGAGATTTCTGGATGGCGACGCCAGCTGCGATTGCCGCTCACTGGCGGCATCGGTATCAGCGCCTGCTTGCAGCGAGCGTCGATTTCGCCAACATCTGTGGGGCTGCCTTCGGTATCGGTTCGTAA
- a CDS encoding acyltransferase — protein MSVLFVALILLAPPPLKPWLMRILLGARIGRNVRIGWFAGIAAHHIAIGDESEIRALTFISCHGDVIIGRYSIVSSFVLAYGAADLIIGDHAYIGPQTLINCDERVRIGDYSALGARCMVYTHGSFFPYTEGYWVRFGPVTIGNYVWCAAGVFIHPGVTIGDHVFVNSRSVITQDVASGDVLEGFPARTLTTIDRLKRTMSPLRRDAAARQILDHFVELGLRRELRLHHVEQRDGQVLFRYRGTPYLIACIPSAADPPSLADRRADRVVALVTRPEWTPPAGTAIYPLDLITCRTPRSRDPIHQALRTFLMRYYGIQIEYLDPAT, from the coding sequence ATGTCCGTGCTGTTCGTTGCGCTGATCCTGCTCGCGCCGCCGCCGCTCAAGCCCTGGTTGATGCGCATCCTGCTCGGTGCGCGCATTGGTCGAAATGTGCGTATCGGCTGGTTTGCCGGAATCGCCGCGCATCACATCGCTATCGGCGACGAAAGCGAAATCCGTGCGCTGACATTCATCAGTTGCCACGGTGACGTCATCATCGGGCGCTACTCGATTGTGAGCAGTTTCGTCCTGGCGTATGGTGCGGCAGACCTGATCATCGGCGATCATGCGTATATCGGACCGCAAACCCTTATCAACTGTGATGAGCGTGTCCGGATCGGCGACTACTCCGCACTCGGCGCGCGCTGTATGGTCTACACCCACGGTTCCTTCTTTCCCTACACCGAAGGGTACTGGGTCCGGTTCGGTCCGGTGACGATCGGCAACTATGTGTGGTGCGCAGCCGGTGTGTTTATCCATCCCGGCGTAACCATCGGCGATCACGTTTTTGTCAATTCGCGATCGGTGATCACGCAGGATGTTGCATCCGGCGACGTGCTGGAAGGGTTTCCGGCGCGCACCCTCACAACGATTGACCGCCTGAAACGCACCATGTCGCCGCTGCGCCGCGATGCTGCCGCGCGCCAGATCCTCGACCACTTCGTTGAACTTGGGCTGCGCCGCGAACTGCGCCTCCATCATGTCGAGCAGCGCGATGGACAGGTGCTGTTTCGCTATCGTGGCACGCCATATCTGATCGCCTGCATCCCATCCGCCGCCGACCCGCCTTCCCTCGCCGATCGGCGTGCAGATCGGGTTGTCGCCCTGGTGACACGCCCGGAGTGGACGCCGCCTGCCGGAACAGCGATCTACCCGCTCGATCTGATCACCTGCCGCACCCCGCGCAGCCGCGACCCGATCCATCAAGCGCTGCGCACCTTTCTGATGCGCTACTACGGGATTCAGATCGAATATCTCGACCCCGCGACGTAA